The Actinobacillus suis ATCC 33415 DNA segment CTTAGAAGATGAAGAGCTTGAAGAAGAAATCTTAGGCTATATTGCTGATAACCTTGTAACTGCAGATGTTGCTACAAGTAAAGTGATTGATATGCAAGCTTCTATGCTTGCAGAAATTGATGATGAATACTTAAAAGAACGTGCTGGCGATATCCGCGATATCGGTAACCGTCTATTACGTAACATTCTTGGTATGCACATCATCGATTTAGGTGATATTCAAGAAGAAGTTATTTTAGTTGCTTATGACTTAACACCTTCTGAAACGGCACAATTAAACTTAGATAAAGTATTAGGCTTTATTACTGATATTGGCGGTCGTACATCTCACACTTCAATTATGGCTCGTTCATTAGAGCTTCCTGCTATCGTTGGTACAAATGATATTACCGCACGTGTTAAAACCGGTGATACATTAATTTTAGATGCAGTAAATAACCAAATTCACATTAATCCTTCAGACGCAGAAATCGCAGAATTCAAAGCGGTTCAAGAACGTGTTGCGGCTGAAAAAGCAGAACTTGCAAAATTAAAAGAATTACCGGCGGAAACTTTAGACGGTCACCGTATCGAAGTTGCAGGTAATATCGGAACAATCCGTGATGTTGACGGCGTATTACGTAATGGTGGTGAGTCTGTCGGTTTATATCGTACCGAATTCTTATTTATGGATCGTAGCGAATTACCAGGCGAAGAAGAACAATTCCAAGCATATAAAGAAATTGTTGAAGCAATGGGCGGTAAACAAGTTGTGTTACGTACCATGGATATCGGCGGTGACAAAGAATTACCGTACTTAAACTTACCAAAAGAAATGAACCCATTCTTAGGTTGGCGTGCGGTGCGTATCGGTTTAACACGTCGTGAAATCTTAGATACGCAATTACGAGCAGTATTACGTGCATCAGCATTCGGTAAATTAGCGGTAATGTTCCCGATGATTATCTCTGTTGAAGAAATTCGTGAATTAAAAGCAATCGTTGCGGAATTAAAAGAACAGCTCCGTGCGGAAGGCAAAGCATTCGATGAAAACCTTCAATTAGGTATCATGGTTGAGACTCCGTCAGCGGCGGTAAATGCACGTCACCTTGCGAAAGAAGCTGACTTCTTTAGTATCGGTACCAATGACTTAACCCAATATACCTTAGCGGTTGACCGCGGTAATGAAATCATTGCGCACCTTTACAACCCATTAAGCCCATCAGTATTAAACTTAATCAAACAAGTAATTGATGCGTCACACGCTGAAGGTAAATGGACTGGTATGTGTGGTGAATTAGCCGGCGATGTTCGTGCAACGGCATTATTACTTGGTATGGGCTTAGATGAGTTTAGTATGAGTGCAATTTCTGTGCCTCACGTGAAAAAACTTGCACGTTCAATCAACTATGCAGATGCAAAAGCATTGGCAGACGAGGCATTAGCACAGCCGACTGCAGCTGACATTGAAAAATTAGTTAACGATTTTTACGCTAAACTGAACTAATTTTCAATAAATAGCATACAAAAACAGAATTCTCGTATAGAATGTACGGGAATTTTGTTTATTATTTAAATAACGGAGATTTCTATGGGCTTTTTCGACAAATTATTTGGCTCAAAACAAGCAGCGGCAAAAGAGGTTAAAGTTTATGCACCTCTTTCAGGTGAAATTGTAAACATCGAAGATGTACCAGATGTTGTTTTCTCTGAAAAAATCGTTGGTGACGGTGTTGCAATTCGTCCAAACGGTGACACAATCGTTGCGCCAGTAAACGGTACTATCGGTAAAATTTTCGAAACAAACCACGCATTCTCAATTGAATCAGATGAAGGTGTTGAATTATTCGTTCACTTCGGTATTGATACGGTTGAATTAAAAGGTGAAGGTTTTACCCGTGTAGCTCAAGAAGGCCAATCAGTAAAAGCTGGTGACCCGATTATCAAATTTGATTTAGAATTACTTGAAAGCAAAGCAAAATCAGTATTAACGCCGGTTGTAATTTCTAATATGGACGAAATCAGCAACTTAGACAAAAAAGTCGGTCAAGTTGTTGCTGGTGAAAGCGTTGTATTAACATTAACTAAATAATTGATTTAGTTGAATAAATAACTGCCACGATAGTAAAATATCGTGGCATTTTTATTGGTCTAATTTTATTTAGTTATAGCGAAAAAATAATCAAACGGGTAAAATGGACATAAGTTTTTGCGTAAAGGGATTTCTCTTTACGCTTTTATTTTCTACTTATTAATAACTTATTATTTTTGAGACATTATGGCGAAATTACATATTACAACTTGGGGCTGCCAAATGAATGAGTACGACTCATCAAAAATGGCGGATCTTCTAAATTCTACTCACGGGCTAGAACTTACCGATAAACCGGAAGAAGCGGACGTTTTATTACTTAATACCTGCTCAATTCGTGAAAAAGCACAAGAAAAAGTATTCTCGCAACTTGGTCGCTGGAAAAACTGGAAAAAAGATAAACCGGAATTAATTATCGGCGTAGGCGGTTGTGTGGCTTCACAAGAAGGTGAGCACATTCGTGAGCGTGCACCGTTTGTTGATATCGTATTCGGCCCACAAACATTGCACCGTTTACCGGAAATGATCAACAAAATCCGTGGTGGAGACCGTGCGATCGTTGATATTTCTTTCCCGGAAATTGAAAAATTTGACCGCTTGCCGGAACCTCGTGCTGAAGGCCCAACTGCTTTCGTTTCAATTATGGAAGGTTGTAATAAATACTGCTCATTCTGCGTAGTGCCTTACACACGTGGTGAAGAAGTTTCTCGTCCGGTGGATGACGTATTATTTGAAATCGCACAATTAGCGGAACAAGGCGTACGTGAAGTGAACTTACTCGGTCAAAACGTGAATGCTTATCGCGGTGAAACTTTTGACGGTGGCATCTGCACATTTGCAGAGCTACTGCGTTTAGTTGCAGCGATTGACGGTATCGACCGTGTACGCTATACCACCAGCCACCCGATTGAATTTACCGATGACATCATTGAAGTTTATCGTGACACACCTGAATTAGTGAGCTTCTTACACTTACCAATTCAAAGTGGTGCGGATCGTGTATTAACGATGATGAAACGTAACCATACGGCATTAGAGTATAAAGCGATCATTCGTAAACTACGTGAAGTTCGTCCGAATATTCAGATCAGTTCAGACTTTATCGTTGGCTTCCCGGGTGAAACGGCGGAAGACTTCGAACAAACGATGAAAGTGATCGAACAAGTCAACTTTGATATGAGCTTCAGCTTTATCTACTCTGCTCGCCCGGGTACACCGGCAGCTGACTTACCGGATGATATTTCGGAAGAAGAGAAAAAAGAACGTTTAGCGCGTTTACAACAACGTATCAATCATCAAGCAATGCAATTCAGCCGTGCAATGTTAGGCACGGAACAACGTGTATTGGTGGAAGGCCCGTCTAAAAAAGATATTATGGAATTAACCGGCCGTACCGAAAACAACCGTATCGTTAACTTCCAAGGCACACCGGATATGATTGGTAAATTTGTGGACATTAAAATCACCGATGTTTATACCAACTCATTGCGTGGCGATGTAGTGCGAACCGAAGACGAAATGGGCTTACGTGTCGTAGAATCTGCGGCAAGCGTTATCGCCCGTACGCGTAAAGAAGACGAACTAGGTGTCGGCAAATACGTGGTAAATCTGTAAAAGATTAGATAAAAAAACTCAGCCTTATGGCTGAGTTTTTTTATGTACAAACGTTAGAGACAGCTGTAACAAGCGGTCAAATTTAGCCTATTTTTTGCAAATTTTGCAACAAAAAAGACCGCTTGTCGAATGATCTCCTTATGCCGCTTTCTTACGTGCAAGAATACGGTTTGCACATTCTGCTGCCGCGGTTAAACCGCCTGCCATCATAATAATATCTTTCACAATCAAGCGACCAACACCGGATAAATAAGGGAAGCCGTGTGCCGGCGTCGGCATATCACCGCCAAGGTTTGGTACCCACGCCTCCGGTGTCGTAATTAAGAAAGAGAGCGTGACAATCGACATACCAAAGGTAAGTAAACCACCGGCTAAACCTGCAGTTGCATTCCAAATACCAAGTAAGGTTAAAATACCAACGGTTACAATCGTTGCGCCAATAATATAAGAAGCGGTGTAAGTGCCGTTTTCTTTATGCCATTCAATATTTTTCGCCACCATTTTGCCTTCAGGATTTTTATGTAAGGTATATTCCATCACCATTTCACCTTTATCATTCGGCACAAGGTTAGGGCCTTTTTCATACATATAACTGAAGAATGGACTATTCGACACAAAATGCGCAATACCGTCCGCTTCATATTGGCAAACTTTGAGTCCGCCAATCCATGCCATAACGATAAAAATCGCAATACGAATAAAGTTGATAAATTGGCGCTGCATCGGCGCAACGATTTTCGCAACAAATTCAACAAAAATGTTAAATGCGTTCATTTTTAACCTCTATAAATACAAATTCAAGGATAAGAAACAATTTCTTATCACTGTTTCGTACCCCTTAATAAGTATTTCTTACAGGTCAAAACAAATAAATTTTAATTTATAATTAAAAAGTCTAATCAATATATTCTTATGTTAAAAAAGCATAAAAAATGTTTATTATGTAGGCAAAATTAATGAACATAGCCCGCATCAATATCGGCATCCGGATTTACTTTATCGTATTTTTGTTCGTTGGTTTTACCGGTATAAATTTCCGGATTTTCTGCGCCTTCAACAATTAACTTACCTTTTGCCCCTTTATCAGTTCTAAAAATACTGTGATCAATAAAGGTATATTCGCCCGGCACCTTCATTTCCATTTCAACCACAGTAACACCGCCTGCCGGAATCAATGTCGTTTGCACATGATGGTTTTTAAGCGCTCCACCTTCAACATAGACCGTATCAAACGGTTTTCCGATCAAATGGAAAGAAGAGACTTTATTTGGCCCGGCATTACCGACAAACAAACGTACTTTTTCACCGACTTTTGCCTTTAAAGCATTTTCACCTGTCGTTGAACCGACTTTACCGTTAAACACCACATAGTCAGGTAATTCATAACTCGCTTTTGTCATATCGAAAATTTTCAGTTCAGGATTTGCGCCGTCTTTTACATAAAATTCATTTTGCATTAAATAAAATTCTCTATCGACTTTCGGTAATCCCTCTTTTGGTTCTACCAGCATTAAACCGAACATTCCTTTACCCAAATGCACTGAAACCGGATCGGCTCCGCAATGGTATAAATATAATCCCGGTGACATCGCCCGAAAGGCAAACTTTGTTTGCTTACCGATTTCAGTTAAACTTGCTTTAGCTCCACCGTCCGGTGCAGCAGCAGAGTGGAAATCAATCGCATGTGCCATTTTACCGTTTGCCGGATTGGAAACCTGAACTTCAACCATATCTCCCTCACGAACTCGAATAAAAGGTGCCGGCGTTGAACCATTGAACGTCCAATATTTAAATTTCACCCCTTTTTCGATTTCCATCACTTTTTCCAGAGTTTCCAATTTAACCACTACTTTTGCCGGTGTATTGCGCACTAACGGCTTGGGAACATTCGGCGCAACGGTTAATTCCGCCTCAATTGTCGGTAAATTTTTAACCGGAATTAAATCTGGATTTTCAGCTATTGTTTGTTCTGCCATTAGTGGAGCACTAACTAAAAATGCAGCAAAACAAAGGGTAATAAGAGACTTTTTCATCGGTAATTCCTTCGTGTATGAAACCTTCGTTTAAATTATAATGACTAAAATCAACAAGCGGTAGAATTTGAAATAGTTTTTGCAAAACTAAACCGTTTTAGCTAAGATAAATTAACTATTTTTTACTAGATAAAGAGGCGTGTATGAGCAAGATTTGGGTAACAGGCGATGCGGTGGTTGATTTAATTCCGGACGGTGAAAACCACTATTTAAAATGTGCAGGCGGTGCGCCGGCAAACGTTGCGGTAGGAGTTTCACGTTTAGGCGTTGAAGCAGGTTTCATCGGTCGAGTAGGTTTAGATCCGCTTGGCAAATTTATGCAGCAAACTCTTAATGCGGAAAAAGTTTCGACCGAACATATGATCCTTGATCCAAAGCAACGTACTTCTACGGTGATCGTAGGCTTAGATGACGGTGAGCGCAGTTTTACCTTTATGGTGAACCCAAGTGCGGATCAATTCCTTGAAGTCAGTGATTTACCAACCTTCCAAAAAGGTGATTTCCTACACTGTTGTTCTATCGCACTTATCAATGATCCTTCTCGCTCTACCACAATTGAAGCGATTCGCCGGGTAAAAGAAGCAGGCGGCTTCTTCTCATTTGACCCGAATTTACGTGAATCGCTTTGGGCAAGTCTTGAAGAAATGAAACAAGTGGTAAATAGCGTGGTAGCGATGGCAGATGTACTTAAATTCTCTGAAGAAGAATTAACGCTGTTAACCAATACCACTACACTTGAACAAGCAACTCAAGTGATTACCGCGCAATATCCAGAGAAATTAATCATTATTACTTTAGGTAAAGACGGTGCGATTTATCACTTAAACGGTAACAGCCAAGTGGTTGCGGGCAAAGCGTTAAAACCGGTTGATACCACCGGTGCCGGCGACGCCTTCGTAAGCGGCTTACTTGCCGGTTTATCACAAGTTGCGGATTGGAAAGACGAAAGCGTATTAGTGGATGTTATTCGTAAAGCGAATGCTTCTGGCGCTTTAGCAACAACAGCAAAAGGTGCGATGTCAGCATTACCAAACAAAGCAGAGCTAGAAGCATTTTTAGCGCAATAATCACAACAAGCGGTGAAATTTCACCGCTTTTTTGCAATTTAGGATTTTACTATGCACATTTTCAATAACGGCAAATACAAAAGCCTTCACGCAGCAGAACAAGGCGAATTAGCCACAATCCGCCAAACCGTGCTTTCTGATAAGGATTTCTATCCAACCTACCATTTAGCGCCACAAATCGGTTTATTTAACGATCCGAACGGTTTAATTTTTGACGGTGAGAAATACCATATCTTCGCACAATGGTTCCCTTATGATGCCTTGCATGGAATGAAACACTGGGAACATTTTATTACCCGTGATTTCCAAACTTTTGAAAAATCCGACCGCTTGATCCCAGATGAAATGTTTGAATCACATGGTTGCTATTCAGGCGGTGCAATTATGTGGCAAGACAAAATCGTAGCGTTTTACACCGGTAATACTCGCCGTGCGAGCGATAACCAACGTGTTCCGCACCAAAATATTGCGATTTTTGATAAGTCGGGCAAATTATTGGAAAAACGTTGCATTATCGACCAAGCACCAGCCGGCTATACCGAGCATGTTCGTGATCCTAAACCGTTTGTGACTGCGGAAGGCAACATTCGCTTTGTGCTTGGCGCACAACGTGAGAACCTAACCGGAACTTGCTTAGTGTATGAAATGGACGATCTCGATAGTACACCTCGTTTAATTTCCGAATTAGCGGTAAAAGACTTTGATAACAGCAATGTGTTTATGTGGGAATGTCCGGATCTGTTCCAACTTAGCGGTAAAGATGTGTTTGTTTGGTCGCCACAAGGCAAATTACGTGAGGCGCATCAGTTCCAAAACAATTATCACGCGACCTATGCGCTGGGCAAATTAGAGGGGAATAACCTAACAGCCGAGCATATTGAAGAGCTAGACTACGGTTTTGATTTCTATGCTCCTCAGTCAGTACAAAATTCTGATCGTATTGTATTCGGTTGGGTCGGCTTACCGGATTTAACTTATCCGACTGATAAATATAAATGGCATTCAACCTTAAGCCTGCCACGCCAAATAAAAGTAGCAAACGGTAAAATTCAGCAGACACCAATCGTTCAACTCGCCGCAAAACAAGCGGTCGAAATTGACCAAACAATTGCAATTGACAATCTTGATACGGCTTATTTGCAAATTTCTGTCGAAAATCAACCGCTTGCATTAAACTTCTTTAGCAATGATAACGGACAAACATTGGGCTTACGTTATGAGAACGGTTTATTAACACTAGATCGCAGTGCAACGGAGCAGACCGATTTAATGGAAAAATTTGGTAGCCTTCGTCATTGCCAAGTGGATAAACTCGACAGCTTAGAGATTTTCTTTGACCGTTCTGTGGTAGAAATTTTCATCAATAGCGGAGAAAAAGTGATGACATCACGATTCTTTATTGCAAATCGAATCAATCTGTTAGAAACTTCTCGTCCGATAACCGTACAAGTTGCCCAAGTGCAGGCAATTCAAATCCAAAATTAAAATAATAAGGCACAAGTAAAGCTTGTGCCGTTTTACTTCCATACGAAAATCATTTTGAGGAAAAAACCGTGGAATCAAAACCTAAAAAACGTCTAACGCTCAATGATATTGCCGCACTCAGTGGGGTATCAAAAACGACTGCAAGTATGATTCTTAACGGTAAAAGTGATGATTTTCGTATCAAGCCTGAAACTCGCCAAAAAGTACAAGCGATTGCCGAGCAATACGGCTATCGTGCTAATGTTTATGCCAAAGCATTACAAGCACAACGCTCTAACGTTATTGGTTTGGTGATTCCGGATCTCACCAATTACGGCTTTGCATCCACCGCTCGTAATCTTGAAAAGCTATGCCGAGAAAACGGTTTACAGCTAGTGATTGCCTGTTCCGATGATAATCCGCAACAAGAAAAACTGGTGATTGAGCGCTTATTGGATCGTCAGGTCGATTTGCTGATTACCGCACCAACTCACCAAGATCCGAACTATTATCAAAAAATCATTCGTCATACACCGGTCTTGCATATCGACCGCCATATCCCTAATTTGGAACTAAATTACATAATCAGTGATGACACGCCAAGTGTCGCGAAGTTGGTGGAAAATATCGTACGAGCTTATCAACCGAAAGAATTTTTCTATTTAGGCGGTCAATTATCACTTTCACCGAGCGCCTCTCGTCTAGAAGGCTTCTATGAAGGCTTGGAGCAATCACACTTAGCGGCCCAAAGCAGTTGGATTTTACATAAAGATTACCAACCGGAATCGGGCTATCAAATGTTTGCCGAGATCGTTGAACGCTTGGGACGTTTACCCGAAGCGGTATTTACCGCCTCTTACACGATTTTGGAAGGTGTATTACGCTATTTGACCGAACATAAGCAAATGGCAAAATTGATGAATCAAGAGTTACATTTAGCAACTTTTGATGATCATCACTTATTAGACGCTTTGCCGTTTCATATTCACTCGATTGCACAAGATCATGAACAAATTGCGCTGAAAACATTCCAGCTTATGCGAGAAAAGCTACAACGCAAAGCAATTAGTAACGCCAAAGTTGATTGCGAAATTATTTGGCGACACTAAAACAAATATAGTTATTTTTAAAAGGATATCCTATGGCACATTTTTATGAATATTTAGAATTTAGCAGTGACGAAGACCGTGAAAATCAGCTTGAGGTTTACGTTGATGTTAAACTGGAAGCGGAAACCGAAGAAAAGCTTAAAGCACTCGGCGTACAAGGCGACTGGCTAGTGATGGCTGAGCCTTATTGCCCTGATTGTGTAGAAATCGTGGCTTACTTCCAACGTATGACGAAGCTCAATCCGAATATCAAAGTGAAATACGTTTCACGTAAAGATAACAAAGAGCGTAAGCATTTTGACAGTGATGAGCAACAACAAGCGGTTATTTCTGCACAGAAAATTCCAAGTATCTTTGATATTCGTAACGGCAAAACTGAATTAGTTTTATGTGAGTTTCCGCAATTCTTAAAACAGAAAATGGAAGCGGAGCCGGAAAAATTTGATGAACTAAAAGCCGATTTCCGTATGGGCAAATTTGGTAAACAAGTCGAAGCGGAATTATTAGCGATTTTAACGAAGAACGCATAAGCTATTGATAAACCCACCTTACAAGTGCAACCAAGCCCTAATAGGTGGGTTTTCTATATAAGACGTTTTATATAAAACAAATGATAATACGCATAAAACTTCGGAATACGCTGCTTGCTTGAGGAAAGAGAAATTTTAGATATAAAAAAAGCACCTCATGGTGCTATCTTATTTTGAATTGATAAAATGGAGCGGGAAACGAGGCTCGAACTCGCGACCCCGACCTTGGCAAGGTCGTGCTCTACCAACTGAGCTATTCCCGCATTGAAATTATTTTAATTTAAAATAATACTGCGTTGCCTTCGCTTCGCTGTACTATTTGTACTATCCTTCAGCTCGTCGCCTTGTCTTATTTTAAATATAAATAATTTGGAAGTTTATTATCGAATGGTGCCCGAGGCCAGACTTGAACTGGCACGCCCCGAAAGGCGAGGGATTTTAAATCCCTTGCGTCTACCGATTCCGCCACTCGGGCTTCGATAATTAATTTTATTTTAAGCTTTAAAATGGTGCCCGAGGCCAGACTTGAACTGGCACGCCCCGAAAGGCGAGGGATTTTAAATCCCTTGCGTCTACCGATTCCGCCACTCGGGCACAACCGTTTTAAATCTTAAAATGGAGCGGGAAACGAGGCTCGAACTCGCGACCCCGACCTTGGCAAGGTCGTGCTCTACCAACTGAGCTATTCCCGCATAATTTAAATTTTGTCATTCTAAAATGGTGCCCGAGGCCAGACTTGAACTGGCACGCCCCGAAAGGCGAGGGATTTTAAATCCCTTGCGTCTACCGATTCCGCCACTCGGGCTCATCTTAAAATGGAGCGGGAAACGAGGCTCGAACTCGCGACCCCGACCTTGGCAAGGTCGTGCTCTACCAACTGAGCTATTCCCGCAATAAAAACGCTACGTTATTGCGTAGCGATTTATGTGCCGTATTTTAGGGATTTTTGAAAAGTTGTCAAACACAAATTTCAAAAAAAGTTTCGTTAGGCGAAAAATCAATCCATTTGACGATTTTTTGCTATAAATCCGTTTATTATTCCAAAAAGCAATAAAGAAAACAGAATAGTTATTGGAATCCCAACTTCAATTTTCATAATAATGATTACACTTTATATTTGTACGAGGATCTTATGTTAATTTCTGGTCTATTTTGTGGTTTCCTACTTGGTTTCGTAATGCAACGTGGACGTTTCTGTATTACCGGTGCATTTAGAGATCTCTATGTCACTAAAAGCAAAAAGATGTTTATTGCATTATTAATTGCAATCAGCGTTCAGTCCATTGGCTTTTTTATCCTTCAAGAAGTCGGTTTTATTAATTTCCAACCGGCTGAGAATTTCTCACCGGTTGCGGTTATAAGCGGAGCTTTTCTCTTTGGTATCGGCATTATTCTGGCAGGCGGTTGTGCAACCGGTACTTGGTACCGTGCCGGTGAAGGATTAGTCGGTAGTTGGATTGCGTTAGCTACCTATATGCTATTTAGTGCAATACTGAGAACCGGCCCGTTAGGTTCATTTAACAATGAATTACGTAGTATAACTATCGAACATAAAACTATTTATGAAAGTTTTGGTATTTCTCCTTGGATTTTAGTCATTCTGATTGTTGGTATTACTGGATTTGCCGTCTTTCAGCAACTGCGCAAGCCCAAAACTAAAGTCGCGACACTCAAACCGAAAAAAACAGGCTTAGCCCACATTTTATTTGAAAAACGTTGGGATCCGTTTGTTACAGCTATCATCATCGGCATTATTGCGATTTTTGCTTGGATCTTTAGCGTACCGACAGGTCGTGAATTCGGTTTAGGTATTACCAGCCCTTCTGCAAATTTATTACAATTTTTAGTTACCGGAGAAAGCAAATTTATTAACTGGGGCGTATTACTGGTGTTAGGTATTTTAATTGGTTCTTTTATTGCGGCGAAAGGTGCAAATGAATTCAGAGTAAGGGTACCGGACAGTAAAACTGTGATTTATAGCGCAACTGGTGGGGTATTGATGGGAATCGGCGCTACACTTGCCGGAGGCTGCTCGATCGGTAATGGCTTAGTCGAAACCTCATTCTTTTCTTGGCAAGGTTGGGTATCGCTCCCAATGATGATTTTAGGCACTTGGGTGGCCGCCTACTTTACGATTATTAAACCGCGTGCAAACGCATAAACACTCTATAAGGAATAATAAAATGCAAGTAAAATTAGAAACATCCGGCTTAGTCTGCCCTTTCCCGCTTGTAGAAGCTAAAGATGCAATGGCGAAACTAAATAAAGGCGATGAACTTGTCATTGAATTTGACTGTACTCAAGCTACCGAAGCTATCCCCAACTGGGCAGCGGAAGAAGGTTATGACGTGACAGACTTCGAACAAATTGATGATGCGAAGTGGACGATTACTGTTGTGAAATAGCCAAAAGCAAGCGGTGACATTTTGCTAAAAATTTGCAAATTTTCACCGCTTGCCCTTAATGAATTAAACCAATTTTTCAATCAAAGCTGAAACAAATTCCAATCGTTCCGCATTGCTTGCAAGCGGTAAATTAAAGCGGAATTTTTGCGCGCCTTCAAATTTATAGACGTTCTTATCCGATTGAATCAGTTGTAAAAACTTCATCGGGTCAGGTTGTGCGCTCGGTTTAAATTCCAAATAGCCACCGTTAATCCCTGCATCAACTTTCTTCAAGCCGAGCGGTGTTGCCAAATGACGAAGCTGAGTAATTTGGAATAGATTTTTCGTTGCCTCCGGTAATACTCCGAAGCGGTCGATAAGTTCGACTTTCAAATCTTTCAATGCATCAACACTTTCTGCCGAAGCGATCCGTTTATAGAACGATAAACGCATATTCACATCCGGTACATAATCGTCTGGTAACAATGCCGGTATGCGTAATTCGATTTCTACCTGATTTTGAGTGATTTCTTCTAAAGTCGGTTCACGCCCTTCTTGCAACGCTTTTACTGCATTTTCAAGCAGATCCATATAGAGTGAGAAACCGATACTTTCAATCTGTCCGCTTTGTTCAGAGCCGAGCAATTCGCCCGCTCCACGGATTTCTAAATCGTGAGTCGCTAGCACAAATCCGGCACCAAGGTTATCAATCGAACTGAGCGCTTCCAAACGCTGTTGAGCGTCTTTGGTTAATGTTTTTGGCGGTGGTGTCAGCAAATAGGCGTAAGCCTGATGATGAGAACGTCCGACACGTCCACGTAACTGGTGCAGCTGTGCCAAGCCGAATTTATCCGCACGATCAATAATAATCGTGTTAGCGGTCGGCACGTCAATTCCCGTTTCGATAATGGTTGAGCAAACCAACAAATTAAAACGCTGATGATAAAAATCGCTCATCACACGTTCCAATTCACGTTCACGCATTTGTCCATGCCCAATCACAATC contains these protein-coding regions:
- the nirK gene encoding copper-containing nitrite reductase encodes the protein MKKSLITLCFAAFLVSAPLMAEQTIAENPDLIPVKNLPTIEAELTVAPNVPKPLVRNTPAKVVVKLETLEKVMEIEKGVKFKYWTFNGSTPAPFIRVREGDMVEVQVSNPANGKMAHAIDFHSAAAPDGGAKASLTEIGKQTKFAFRAMSPGLYLYHCGADPVSVHLGKGMFGLMLVEPKEGLPKVDREFYLMQNEFYVKDGANPELKIFDMTKASYELPDYVVFNGKVGSTTGENALKAKVGEKVRLFVGNAGPNKVSSFHLIGKPFDTVYVEGGALKNHHVQTTLIPAGGVTVVEMEMKVPGEYTFIDHSIFRTDKGAKGKLIVEGAENPEIYTGKTNEQKYDKVNPDADIDAGYVH
- a CDS encoding DUF417 family protein; the protein is MNAFNIFVEFVAKIVAPMQRQFINFIRIAIFIVMAWIGGLKVCQYEADGIAHFVSNSPFFSYMYEKGPNLVPNDKGEMVMEYTLHKNPEGKMVAKNIEWHKENGTYTASYIIGATIVTVGILTLLGIWNATAGLAGGLLTFGMSIVTLSFLITTPEAWVPNLGGDMPTPAHGFPYLSGVGRLIVKDIIMMAGGLTAAAECANRILARKKAA
- the miaB gene encoding tRNA (N6-isopentenyl adenosine(37)-C2)-methylthiotransferase MiaB, with product MAKLHITTWGCQMNEYDSSKMADLLNSTHGLELTDKPEEADVLLLNTCSIREKAQEKVFSQLGRWKNWKKDKPELIIGVGGCVASQEGEHIRERAPFVDIVFGPQTLHRLPEMINKIRGGDRAIVDISFPEIEKFDRLPEPRAEGPTAFVSIMEGCNKYCSFCVVPYTRGEEVSRPVDDVLFEIAQLAEQGVREVNLLGQNVNAYRGETFDGGICTFAELLRLVAAIDGIDRVRYTTSHPIEFTDDIIEVYRDTPELVSFLHLPIQSGADRVLTMMKRNHTALEYKAIIRKLREVRPNIQISSDFIVGFPGETAEDFEQTMKVIEQVNFDMSFSFIYSARPGTPAADLPDDISEEEKKERLARLQQRINHQAMQFSRAMLGTEQRVLVEGPSKKDIMELTGRTENNRIVNFQGTPDMIGKFVDIKITDVYTNSLRGDVVRTEDEMGLRVVESAASVIARTRKEDELGVGKYVVNL
- a CDS encoding aminoimidazole riboside kinase, coding for MSKIWVTGDAVVDLIPDGENHYLKCAGGAPANVAVGVSRLGVEAGFIGRVGLDPLGKFMQQTLNAEKVSTEHMILDPKQRTSTVIVGLDDGERSFTFMVNPSADQFLEVSDLPTFQKGDFLHCCSIALINDPSRSTTIEAIRRVKEAGGFFSFDPNLRESLWASLEEMKQVVNSVVAMADVLKFSEEELTLLTNTTTLEQATQVITAQYPEKLIIITLGKDGAIYHLNGNSQVVAGKALKPVDTTGAGDAFVSGLLAGLSQVADWKDESVLVDVIRKANASGALATTAKGAMSALPNKAELEAFLAQ
- the ptsI gene encoding phosphoenolpyruvate-protein phosphotransferase PtsI, with the translated sequence MITGIAASPGVVFGKALVLKEEPIVLNTQKITADQIEVEKAKFFAGREKAAAQLTAIKEKARRTLGEEKEAIFEGHLMILEDEELEEEILGYIADNLVTADVATSKVIDMQASMLAEIDDEYLKERAGDIRDIGNRLLRNILGMHIIDLGDIQEEVILVAYDLTPSETAQLNLDKVLGFITDIGGRTSHTSIMARSLELPAIVGTNDITARVKTGDTLILDAVNNQIHINPSDAEIAEFKAVQERVAAEKAELAKLKELPAETLDGHRIEVAGNIGTIRDVDGVLRNGGESVGLYRTEFLFMDRSELPGEEEQFQAYKEIVEAMGGKQVVLRTMDIGGDKELPYLNLPKEMNPFLGWRAVRIGLTRREILDTQLRAVLRASAFGKLAVMFPMIISVEEIRELKAIVAELKEQLRAEGKAFDENLQLGIMVETPSAAVNARHLAKEADFFSIGTNDLTQYTLAVDRGNEIIAHLYNPLSPSVLNLIKQVIDASHAEGKWTGMCGELAGDVRATALLLGMGLDEFSMSAISVPHVKKLARSINYADAKALADEALAQPTAADIEKLVNDFYAKLN
- the crr gene encoding PTS glucose transporter subunit IIA, which produces MGFFDKLFGSKQAAAKEVKVYAPLSGEIVNIEDVPDVVFSEKIVGDGVAIRPNGDTIVAPVNGTIGKIFETNHAFSIESDEGVELFVHFGIDTVELKGEGFTRVAQEGQSVKAGDPIIKFDLELLESKAKSVLTPVVISNMDEISNLDKKVGQVVAGESVVLTLTK